The following coding sequences lie in one Yamadazyma tenuis chromosome 3, complete sequence genomic window:
- the MRPL23 gene encoding 54S ribosomal protein L23, mitochondrial (COG:J; EggNog:ENOG503P1Y2) has product MSQRIGNAAVALTRVWHHVDVAGDHRTLGRLASSIAIALQGKHKPTFSPNRDHGDYVVVTNCAHLKITGSLNLIPMQRMIDNKGYNEVLRRAVKGMIPKNKLRLVRMDRLKLYDGDEHPYKQNLIAFADEAQEVREKIANLEQSEKEKQELREKFFSQ; this is encoded by the exons ATGTCTCAAAGGATAGGGAACGCAGCAGTTGCTTTAACAAGAGTGTGGCACCACGTTGATGTGGCTGGAGATCACAGGACCTTGGGTCGGTTGGCATCTAGCATAGCTATAGCTTTACAAGGGAAACACAAACCTACGTTTTCACCAAATAGAGACCATGGAGATTATGTTGTGGTAACCAATTGTGCCCACTTGAAAATAACGG GTTCGTTGAATTTGATTCCTATGCAAAGAATGATAGATAACAAAGGTTATAATGAAGTGTTAAGAAGAGCTGTCAAAGGTATGATACCAAAGAACAAATTGAGACTCGTCAGAATGGACAGATTAAAGTTATACGATGGAGATGAGCATCCTTACAAGCAGAACTTGATTGCGTTTGCTGATGAAGCTCAAGAAGTGAGAGAAAAGATCGCTAATTTGGAACAGTCTGAGAAAGAAAAGCAAGAGCTTCGTGAGAAGTTCTTCAGTCAATGA